The Ipomoea triloba cultivar NCNSP0323 chromosome 4, ASM357664v1 DNA segment TCCATGATTGGTTTGTTGCATGGAGTGAAAGTTTTGATTGATAAGCACAATGGGAAATCGGAAATGGAGAGGGAGAGGTACAGTTCTTGTGCAGTTGTGGGGAATAGTGGGATTTTATTGAATAGTGAGTATGGGAAGGTGATTGATGGGCATGAGGTTGTGATTCGATTGAACAATGCAAGAACTGGAGGGTTTGAGAGGAATGTGGGCTCAAAAACAAGTATTTCCTTTGTGAATAGTAATATATTGCATCTATGTGCTAGGAGGGAGGGGTGTTTCTGTCATCCTTACGGGCTAAACGTGGCGATGATTATGTATATTTGTCAACCGGTGCATTTCTTTGATTATCTGGCCTGCAATGCCTCCTTCAAATCCCCATTGGTTGTCACTGATCCGCGGTTTGATGTGATGTGTGCTAGGATTGTGAAGTACTATTCGTTGAAACGGTTTGTGGAGGTTTCGGGGAAGAATGTTGAGGAATGGGGAGCCTCTCATGACGGGGTTAACTTTCATTACTCCTCGGGTATGCAGGCGGTGATGCTGTCTTTGGGGTTGTGTGAGAAGGTTAGCATTTTTGGATTTGGCAAATCCGCATCAGCTAAACATCATTACCACACCAATCAGAAGGCCGAGCTCAAGTTGCACGACTATGAGGCAGAGTATGATTTCTACCGGGATTTGGTGGAGAGACCGCAGGTAATACCATTCATCCCGGGTAATTTCAAGGTTCCTCCTGTTGCTATATACCAATGATATTTTCCAAGTTTACAACTTTTGCCCTCATGTGCCATGCTTAGATTGTTTTGTCAAGTTCCAAACTTTCTTATGCTGTAATAGTAGTCTCCCATGTGTAAGGTAACGGGAGGATATACTGTCTAAAGACTTAAATATCAAAGCCCCTGATTTGTGCAAGGTTCGGGGTGCAACTCAAGTGTAAAATGGAATGACAAGTGCTGAattgtatgtttttttaatcttttgcaAGAGTTGTTCCAAGTCCTAATAGAATTTATTATGCCATGCTGCCCTAATTACATTAAGGCACGTAGGAGATACTAACGAACTTGTGTTAACTAAAGTGTAGGTAATCCTGTCTTCACATATTGCTGCTAGGGTGCTAGTTGCTCAGGTCTCTATGCAAAATTTGATAATATCACACGAGTAATGTGAACGTACACACTATATAATCAAC contains these protein-coding regions:
- the LOC116017306 gene encoding beta-1,6-galactosyltransferase GALT29A, which encodes MKRKVRPLFSILLFIALGGTLFVRVVLRYCSVQSRIGNPFVKMPKAVVFNDTLLKYASLDVGEPQLRKEVDELLEGNFRTHGRHRSFLSSGRYHIDLRIRSAKGVPLQLRSPEFNLLWLSFRRYLRDWFRNRKLQTDSMIGLLHGVKVLIDKHNGKSEMERERYSSCAVVGNSGILLNSEYGKVIDGHEVVIRLNNARTGGFERNVGSKTSISFVNSNILHLCARREGCFCHPYGLNVAMIMYICQPVHFFDYLACNASFKSPLVVTDPRFDVMCARIVKYYSLKRFVEVSGKNVEEWGASHDGVNFHYSSGMQAVMLSLGLCEKVSIFGFGKSASAKHHYHTNQKAELKLHDYEAEYDFYRDLVERPQVIPFIPGNFKVPPVAIYQ